The Rhizobium leguminosarum genome includes a region encoding these proteins:
- a CDS encoding SDR family NAD(P)-dependent oxidoreductase, with protein sequence MQKNAPDFSLEGKVTLVTGASRGIGRACALACAAAGSDIVLGVRDVAASAGLVAELKGAGRKVLPVELDIPNKAHIAQAVDAALATFGRIDILVNNVGVAPGNLAELVEEKDLDEILDVNIKGTFLMTQAVGRHMIKRNGGRIINISSQAGTVALRGEAIYCMSKAAINHLTRCLAAEWARYDVTVNTVSPTFIHTDGTAPFLSDADNRKATLGHIPLGRIGETDDVVGAVVFLASPAASLITGANLLVDGGWSVA encoded by the coding sequence ATGCAGAAGAATGCGCCGGACTTCAGCCTTGAGGGCAAGGTGACTTTGGTGACAGGAGCGAGCCGTGGCATCGGTCGAGCTTGCGCACTTGCCTGTGCCGCGGCAGGCTCCGATATTGTTTTGGGGGTTCGCGATGTCGCAGCGTCGGCGGGGCTGGTTGCCGAGCTCAAGGGAGCGGGCCGAAAAGTTCTGCCCGTTGAACTGGATATCCCCAATAAGGCCCATATCGCGCAAGCCGTTGACGCGGCGCTTGCGACGTTCGGCCGGATCGACATCCTCGTCAACAATGTCGGCGTGGCTCCGGGCAATCTCGCGGAACTGGTCGAGGAGAAGGATCTTGACGAGATACTCGATGTCAATATCAAGGGCACCTTTCTGATGACGCAGGCTGTGGGCCGGCACATGATCAAGCGCAACGGCGGCAGGATCATCAACATCAGCTCACAGGCCGGTACCGTGGCACTGCGCGGCGAGGCAATCTATTGCATGAGCAAGGCGGCAATCAATCACCTCACACGCTGCCTTGCAGCCGAATGGGCACGCTATGATGTCACCGTAAACACTGTATCGCCGACGTTCATTCACACCGATGGCACAGCACCTTTTTTATCCGATGCCGACAATCGCAAAGCGACGCTCGGTCACATTCCGCTAGGCCGGATCGGAGAAACCGATGATGTGGTGGGTGCCGTAGTCTTCCTAGCATCGCCGGCTGCGAGCCTAATCACCGGCGCTAACCTGCTGGTGGACGGTGGATGGTCCGTCGCCTGA
- a CDS encoding ABC transporter permease has product MGIAFGAVHALTPGHSKSVLATYLMGSSMKAHKALLVSMALSFTHVSMAVLIALLALPPVSHSFVDAGSAPALQALSRGLLGVIGLWMLGSALFRHAHTHSSSEGVVVGFLAGLIRCPLTLFVMTFAIIHQVVVTGLLFAVSMMIGVCLTLSAVALLAVAFREQLGRLMRSRPRLLAAASKSIEAVARAILLAVAGFELSRWAGLAFLFGWVSNVAIWFQQTFPILMQIG; this is encoded by the coding sequence ATGGGAATTGCCTTCGGTGCAGTCCACGCCCTGACGCCCGGTCACAGCAAGTCGGTCCTCGCCACCTATCTCATGGGCTCTTCGATGAAGGCGCACAAGGCGCTGCTGGTGTCGATGGCGCTGTCGTTCACGCATGTGTCCATGGCGGTCCTGATCGCGCTGCTCGCCCTGCCGCCGGTCTCGCATTCCTTCGTCGACGCGGGCTCGGCTCCCGCCCTCCAGGCGCTCAGCCGTGGACTGCTCGGCGTGATCGGCCTGTGGATGCTCGGCAGCGCGCTGTTCCGCCACGCCCACACCCATTCGAGCAGCGAAGGCGTCGTCGTAGGATTCCTTGCCGGTCTCATCCGCTGTCCTCTGACGCTCTTCGTGATGACCTTTGCGATAATCCACCAGGTCGTCGTCACGGGACTGCTCTTTGCGGTGTCGATGATGATCGGCGTCTGCCTGACGCTATCGGCGGTCGCACTTTTGGCGGTCGCCTTCAGGGAGCAACTCGGGCGACTGATGCGCAGCAGACCGCGGCTGCTTGCGGCGGCCTCCAAATCGATCGAGGCCGTCGCCAGAGCGATCCTTCTCGCGGTCGCTGGGTTCGAGCTTTCGAGGTGGGCCGGTCTCGCCTTCCTGTTCGGATGGGTCAGCAATGTGGCGATCTGGTTCCAGCAGACCTTTCCGATCCTGATGCAGATCGGCTAG
- a CDS encoding AEC family transporter: protein MAEIVSLLLPFFGLILIGYIAAKATKQPAEALGWLNTFIIYAALPALFFKLVSRTPIEELTRVDFIATDIAATYAVFILLFAIGRLLRGNSLADCTIQSFAGAYGNIGYMGPGLALLALGEGAAVPVALIICFENALHFIVAPALMAAAGDDKRSTSQLVADIVRKVALHPFILSTAAGFAVAALHIDQPLAFQRLVDYLAQAAAPCALFAMGVTLALRPLKRVPAEISYIVPAKLILHPIAVFIALTAVGGFEPVWIQAAVLLACLPTATNVFVIGQQYGVWRERASATILITTVFSVVSVSLWLIVIRSGLLPLQLFP from the coding sequence TTGGCCGAAATCGTCAGCCTGCTATTGCCGTTCTTCGGCCTGATCCTGATCGGTTACATCGCCGCCAAGGCGACGAAGCAGCCGGCCGAAGCGCTCGGCTGGCTGAACACCTTCATCATCTATGCCGCCCTGCCCGCTCTGTTCTTCAAGCTGGTCTCGCGCACGCCGATCGAAGAACTGACGCGCGTCGATTTCATCGCCACCGATATCGCGGCGACCTATGCAGTCTTCATCCTGCTTTTCGCCATCGGCCGCCTGCTGCGCGGCAATTCGCTCGCCGACTGCACCATCCAGTCCTTTGCCGGCGCCTATGGCAATATCGGCTATATGGGGCCGGGCCTGGCACTCTTGGCGCTCGGCGAAGGCGCGGCCGTGCCGGTGGCGCTGATCATCTGCTTCGAAAACGCGCTGCATTTCATCGTGGCGCCAGCGCTGATGGCGGCGGCCGGCGACGACAAGCGTTCAACAAGCCAGCTTGTCGCCGATATCGTGCGGAAGGTCGCGCTGCATCCCTTCATCCTGTCGACGGCGGCAGGCTTTGCGGTGGCCGCTTTGCACATCGACCAGCCGCTGGCGTTTCAGCGCCTCGTCGATTATCTCGCCCAGGCGGCGGCTCCTTGCGCGCTCTTTGCCATGGGCGTGACGCTGGCGCTGCGGCCTCTGAAGCGGGTTCCGGCAGAAATCTCCTATATCGTGCCGGCGAAGCTGATCCTGCATCCGATCGCGGTTTTCATTGCGCTGACGGCGGTTGGTGGTTTCGAGCCGGTCTGGATCCAGGCCGCCGTGCTGCTCGCCTGCCTGCCGACGGCGACCAACGTCTTCGTCATCGGCCAGCAATATGGCGTCTGGCGGGAGCGCGCCTCGGCGACGATCCTGATCACGACGGTGTTTTCGGTGGTGAGCGTTTCGCTCTGGCTGATCGTGATCCGCTCAGGCCTTCTTCCGCTTCAGCTTTTCCCGTAG
- a CDS encoding cupin yields the protein MNIETILFGPSDWVPNNPHLPVLLYRGLFADGGPPDFERRFAANGWTGIWRNGVFGYQHYHSGAHEVLGIALGSATLLIGGPGGQAIAVAAGDCLVLPAGTGHQNLGCTSNFQVIGAYPKGQHADIQTSAASSETLTKISSVPLPHTDPVQGPSGFLIEQWR from the coding sequence ATGAACATCGAGACGATCCTTTTCGGGCCGAGCGACTGGGTCCCGAACAACCCGCATCTTCCTGTATTGCTTTACAGAGGGCTGTTTGCCGACGGCGGACCGCCCGATTTCGAACGTCGCTTCGCGGCAAACGGTTGGACGGGCATCTGGAGAAATGGTGTCTTCGGCTATCAGCACTACCATTCCGGTGCCCATGAAGTGCTGGGAATTGCACTTGGTAGCGCCACGCTGCTGATTGGTGGTCCCGGGGGTCAAGCAATAGCGGTGGCGGCCGGAGACTGTCTGGTGCTTCCTGCCGGGACAGGGCATCAGAATCTCGGCTGCACGTCGAACTTCCAGGTCATCGGCGCTTATCCTAAGGGACAGCATGCCGACATTCAGACTTCGGCTGCTTCAAGCGAGACGCTGACGAAAATATCCTCAGTACCCCTACCCCACACCGATCCCGTTCAAGGACCATCGGGATTTCTCATCGAGCAATGGCGGTAG
- a CDS encoding SDR family NAD(P)-dependent oxidoreductase, whose amino-acid sequence MQIDLTGKTALVTGSTEGIGYAIARQLARAGADVVVNGRSEEKTAKAAVRLKGEGAKGSVTAAAADLATAGGCDALVAQVPHVDILINNAGIFQPLDFFDAGDEVWDRHWQVNVMSAVRLSRAYLPGMQKLDWGRVIFIASESGFNIPVEMIHYGVSKTADIAVARGLAKRMAGTGVTVNSVLPGPTLSEGVEAMLAEERAKTGKPIEEVAADFVKKHRAGSIIQRAASVEEIANLVTYLASPLASATTGASMRVDGGLIDTL is encoded by the coding sequence ATGCAGATCGACCTCACAGGCAAGACCGCTCTGGTTACCGGATCCACTGAAGGCATTGGATACGCAATCGCCCGCCAGCTCGCGAGGGCGGGTGCGGACGTGGTGGTCAACGGCCGGTCCGAAGAAAAGACCGCGAAGGCCGCCGTCCGCCTGAAAGGCGAAGGCGCCAAGGGAAGCGTGACCGCGGCGGCCGCAGATCTCGCGACCGCTGGCGGATGTGACGCTCTTGTCGCCCAAGTTCCTCACGTGGACATCCTCATCAACAACGCGGGCATCTTCCAGCCGCTAGACTTCTTCGATGCGGGCGACGAGGTATGGGACCGCCACTGGCAGGTGAACGTCATGTCCGCCGTCAGGCTTTCGCGCGCATATCTTCCGGGCATGCAGAAGCTCGATTGGGGCCGCGTCATCTTCATCGCGTCTGAATCCGGCTTTAACATTCCGGTCGAGATGATCCACTATGGTGTCAGCAAGACCGCAGACATTGCGGTTGCCCGCGGCCTTGCCAAGCGCATGGCTGGCACGGGCGTCACCGTGAACTCCGTCCTTCCCGGCCCCACGCTTTCGGAAGGCGTCGAGGCGATGCTCGCCGAGGAACGTGCGAAGACGGGGAAACCGATCGAGGAGGTGGCGGCGGACTTCGTCAAGAAGCACCGCGCCGGTTCGATCATCCAACGCGCCGCGAGCGTCGAGGAAATTGCCAATCTCGTCACTTATTTGGCCTCCCCTTTGGCGTCCGCAACGACTGGAGCTTCGATGCGCGTGGACGGAGGCCTGATCGACACGCTCTGA
- a CDS encoding UbiH/UbiF family hydroxylase: MKTFEVAVIGGGLAGMIAAIALARGGRSVALVAPVAPKEDRRTTALMDQSIRFLDRLALWEKLRPAAAPLTSMRIVDGTDRLLRAPTTTFRAADVGLDAFGYNFPNKALIDILEGAAAGEGNITRFTGMAESIDTSAEVVSITLAGGERLSADFAVGADGRSSKLRETSGITVRNWSYPQSAMVLNFAHSLPHQNISTEFHTKHGPFTQVPLPGSRSSLVWVQDPAEAASNMELPLAELGALVEARMQSMLGKVSVEEGVQVWPLSGMMAHRFGKGRIALIGEAAHVFPPIGAQGLNLSLRDIMALADILCDRAELPVPADAGESFDRKRRADIMTRTASVDLLNRSLLSDFLPVQMLRAAGLHILSAIPPLRNIVMREGIEPGRGFRDIPDALREKLKRKKA; this comes from the coding sequence ATGAAGACATTCGAAGTGGCGGTCATCGGTGGCGGTCTGGCCGGCATGATCGCCGCAATCGCGCTGGCGCGCGGCGGCCGCAGCGTGGCGCTGGTGGCCCCCGTTGCTCCGAAGGAGGACCGTCGCACCACGGCGCTGATGGATCAGTCGATTCGCTTCCTCGACCGCCTGGCGCTCTGGGAAAAGCTTCGTCCCGCAGCCGCCCCTCTCACCAGCATGCGCATCGTCGACGGCACCGACAGGCTGCTGCGCGCGCCGACCACCACCTTCCGCGCGGCCGATGTCGGCCTGGATGCCTTCGGCTACAATTTCCCCAACAAGGCGCTGATCGATATCCTCGAAGGGGCCGCCGCCGGCGAGGGCAATATCACCCGCTTCACCGGTATGGCCGAATCGATCGACACATCAGCCGAAGTGGTCTCGATCACGCTTGCCGGCGGGGAGAGGCTGTCGGCCGATTTTGCCGTCGGCGCCGATGGCCGCAGCTCGAAGCTGCGCGAGACATCGGGCATTACCGTGCGCAACTGGTCCTATCCGCAATCGGCCATGGTTCTGAATTTCGCCCATTCGCTGCCCCACCAGAATATCTCGACCGAATTCCACACCAAACACGGCCCCTTCACGCAGGTGCCGCTACCGGGGAGCCGCTCCAGCCTCGTCTGGGTGCAGGATCCCGCTGAGGCGGCGAGCAACATGGAATTGCCGCTTGCCGAGCTCGGCGCTCTTGTCGAGGCGCGCATGCAATCCATGCTCGGCAAGGTCAGCGTCGAGGAGGGCGTCCAGGTCTGGCCGCTCTCCGGCATGATGGCGCATCGTTTCGGCAAAGGACGCATTGCGCTGATCGGCGAGGCCGCCCATGTCTTCCCGCCGATCGGGGCGCAGGGGCTGAACCTCAGCCTGCGCGATATCATGGCGCTTGCCGATATCCTTTGCGACCGTGCGGAACTGCCGGTCCCGGCCGACGCCGGCGAAAGCTTCGACCGCAAGCGCCGCGCCGATATCATGACGCGCACGGCCAGTGTCGATCTCCTCAACCGCTCGCTGCTCTCGGATTTCCTGCCCGTCCAGATGCTGCGGGCTGCCGGCCTGCATATCCTCTCGGCGATACCGCCGCTGCGCAATATCGTGATGCGCGAGGGCATCGAGCCCGGCCGCGGCTTTCGCGATATTCCGGATGCGCTACGGGAAAAGCTGAAGCGGAAGAAGGCCTGA
- a CDS encoding NUDIX hydrolase encodes MNEIDVYPKPIQQYGALCFRNTAKGPQVLLITTRETRRWMIPKGWPISGLKPRKVAEREAWEEAGVIGRAKKKPFGEFLYDKLMQDGSGARPVVAVFLLEVRRSRKRFPEMAERDSVWLTPIEAARRVEEPDLERLLLKFGRMVGRGRRLP; translated from the coding sequence ATGAATGAGATTGACGTCTATCCGAAGCCGATCCAGCAGTATGGTGCATTGTGTTTCCGAAACACAGCCAAGGGGCCACAGGTGCTTCTCATCACGACGCGGGAGACGAGACGTTGGATGATCCCGAAGGGCTGGCCGATATCAGGTCTGAAGCCGCGCAAAGTGGCAGAACGTGAGGCCTGGGAGGAAGCTGGCGTGATCGGCAGGGCGAAGAAGAAGCCCTTCGGCGAGTTCCTCTATGACAAGCTGATGCAGGACGGAAGTGGAGCGCGACCGGTCGTTGCCGTCTTCCTCCTGGAGGTCCGCCGTAGCCGAAAGCGCTTTCCAGAAATGGCGGAAAGAGATTCCGTGTGGCTGACGCCGATTGAGGCCGCCCGCCGCGTAGAGGAGCCGGATCTTGAGCGCCTGCTACTGAAGTTTGGACGAATGGTCGGTCGCGGGAGACGGCTTCCCTAG
- a CDS encoding nitrite/sulfite reductase translates to MYRYDEFDHAFVTERVEQFRDQVQRRLSGELAEDAFKPLRLMNGVYLQLHAYMLRIAIPYGTLSSRQLRMLAHIARTYDRGYGHFTTRQNLQFNWPKLSDIPDALADLASVEMHALQTSGNCIRNVTADHFAGAAADEVADPRPYAEILRQWSSVHPEFSFLPRKFKIAVTGAERDRAAIQVHDIGLHVKKNDKGEIGFAVYVGGGQGRTPMIAKLIRDFLPEEDLLSYTTAIVRVYNLHGRRDNKYKARIKILVHETGTEELTRQVEAEFAALKDTELKLPEKDVQSISAYFAPPDLPQRAEGWENLARWKKADSGFSRWVQQNVQPHKNPDYGMVTISLKPIGGIPGDASDAQMDAIADLAEEYAFDEIRVSHEQNLILPHVALADLEAVYRGLVAINLAEANAGLITDIIACPGLDYCALANARSIPLAQEISRRFGNAERQAEIGELKIKISGCINACGHHHVGHIGLLGVEKKGAELYQITLGGSGDEHTSIGEIIGRGFEPDRVTDAIETIVDTYLGLRLDHSENFLAAYRRVGPQPFKTALYGSAAEAA, encoded by the coding sequence ATGTACCGTTACGACGAATTTGACCATGCCTTTGTTACCGAGCGCGTCGAGCAGTTTCGCGATCAGGTCCAGCGCCGCCTTTCCGGCGAGCTCGCCGAGGACGCGTTCAAGCCGCTGCGCCTGATGAACGGCGTCTACCTGCAGCTCCACGCCTACATGCTGCGCATCGCCATTCCCTATGGCACGCTGAGCTCGCGCCAGCTTCGCATGCTCGCCCATATCGCCCGCACCTATGACCGTGGCTACGGCCATTTCACCACGCGCCAGAACCTGCAGTTCAACTGGCCGAAACTGTCCGACATTCCAGATGCGCTGGCCGACCTTGCCAGCGTCGAGATGCATGCGCTGCAGACCTCGGGCAACTGCATCAGAAACGTCACGGCCGATCACTTCGCGGGTGCCGCCGCCGACGAGGTCGCAGATCCGCGTCCTTACGCCGAAATCCTGCGCCAGTGGTCGTCGGTCCACCCGGAATTCTCCTTCCTGCCGCGCAAGTTCAAGATCGCCGTCACCGGCGCCGAGCGCGACCGCGCCGCAATCCAGGTCCATGATATCGGCCTGCATGTGAAAAAGAACGACAAGGGCGAGATCGGTTTTGCCGTCTATGTCGGCGGCGGCCAGGGCCGTACGCCGATGATCGCCAAGCTGATCCGTGACTTCCTGCCTGAGGAAGACCTGCTCTCCTACACCACGGCCATCGTGCGCGTGTACAATCTGCACGGCCGCCGCGACAACAAGTACAAGGCCCGCATCAAGATCCTCGTGCATGAAACCGGCACCGAGGAGCTGACACGCCAGGTGGAGGCCGAATTCGCAGCGCTGAAGGATACCGAGCTCAAACTGCCGGAAAAGGACGTCCAGTCGATCTCTGCCTATTTCGCGCCGCCTGATCTGCCCCAGCGCGCCGAAGGCTGGGAAAACCTTGCCCGTTGGAAGAAGGCCGATTCCGGTTTCTCCCGCTGGGTCCAGCAGAACGTGCAGCCGCACAAGAACCCCGACTACGGCATGGTGACGATCTCGCTGAAGCCGATCGGCGGCATTCCGGGCGATGCCTCCGATGCGCAGATGGACGCGATCGCCGATCTCGCCGAGGAATATGCCTTCGACGAAATCCGCGTCAGCCATGAGCAGAACCTGATCCTGCCGCATGTGGCGCTGGCCGATCTCGAAGCCGTCTATCGCGGCCTCGTCGCCATCAATCTCGCCGAAGCCAATGCCGGCCTGATCACCGATATCATTGCCTGTCCTGGGCTGGACTACTGCGCGCTGGCCAATGCGCGCTCCATTCCGCTGGCGCAGGAAATCTCCCGGCGTTTCGGCAATGCCGAACGCCAGGCAGAGATCGGCGAGCTGAAGATCAAGATCTCCGGCTGCATCAATGCCTGCGGCCATCACCATGTCGGCCATATCGGCCTGCTCGGTGTGGAAAAGAAGGGTGCCGAACTCTACCAGATCACGCTCGGCGGCTCCGGCGACGAACACACCTCGATCGGCGAGATCATCGGCCGCGGCTTCGAGCCGGACCGGGTGACCGACGCGATCGAGACGATCGTCGACACCTATCTCGGCCTGCGCCTCGATCATTCCGAGAACTTCCTCGCCGCTTATCGCCGCGTCGGACCGCAGCCTTTCAAGACCGCGCTCTACGGCTCGGCCGCCGAAGCGGCATAA
- a CDS encoding ion channel, with the protein MKTFESDNGSRQNSLRQVLRKLDRADGRQAVAFRLVFAAIDVAILVFFLLGPYLRSGPSYLIIDYAIAVWIAAEMVGRAIAAFSLREWIRRPMTWIDFVVLATLLLPDLLYNFAFLRIMRFWAIGRSPLLRDLLRKAGYSYLLDVVRAVINFLVFLFMATGFVYTSFFYNREGGEGFVDALYFTVATVTTTGFGDITLPGTLGKLTSVVTMIVGISLFVRLAQAVVRPHKVTYSCHRCGLQRHDADAVHCKACGEVLNIPDEGS; encoded by the coding sequence ATGAAAACCTTCGAATCCGACAACGGCTCTCGGCAGAATTCGCTTCGTCAGGTGCTGCGCAAGCTCGATAGGGCCGACGGCAGGCAGGCGGTCGCCTTTCGGCTGGTATTTGCTGCCATTGACGTCGCCATTCTCGTCTTCTTCCTGCTCGGCCCGTACCTGCGATCCGGTCCGTCCTATCTAATCATCGACTATGCGATAGCAGTGTGGATCGCCGCCGAGATGGTGGGCCGGGCGATCGCCGCATTCTCTCTGCGCGAGTGGATTCGGCGGCCGATGACCTGGATCGACTTTGTGGTGCTGGCCACGCTGTTGCTGCCGGACCTGCTCTACAATTTCGCTTTCCTGCGGATCATGCGGTTCTGGGCGATCGGCAGAAGTCCGTTGCTTAGGGACTTGCTGCGCAAGGCCGGCTATTCATACCTTCTCGACGTCGTCCGGGCGGTAATCAATTTCCTTGTGTTCCTCTTCATGGCAACCGGGTTCGTCTATACGTCCTTCTTCTACAACAGGGAGGGAGGCGAAGGATTCGTCGATGCGCTGTACTTCACGGTCGCGACGGTGACGACGACGGGATTCGGAGACATCACGCTTCCGGGAACGTTGGGCAAGCTCACTTCCGTTGTGACGATGATCGTCGGCATTTCCCTTTTCGTCAGGCTTGCTCAGGCAGTGGTCCGCCCTCACAAGGTGACCTATTCCTGCCACCGATGCGGCCTTCAGCGCCATGACGCGGACGCCGTTCATTGCAAGGCGTGCGGAGAGGTCTTGAACATACCGGACGAGGGATCGTGA
- a CDS encoding DUF2849 domain-containing protein, translating to MGDKVLTANRLTDGIAVWLDANGKWSTSLQEALVARHAEAVAALEAIGKKSYADNEVVDVAVVDVQETNGILWPLRLRERIRAQGPTMEYAPGYAPADPEFIAV from the coding sequence ATGGGTGACAAGGTTCTGACCGCCAACCGGCTGACGGACGGCATTGCCGTCTGGCTGGATGCGAACGGCAAGTGGTCCACCTCGCTGCAGGAGGCGCTCGTTGCCCGTCATGCCGAAGCCGTCGCGGCACTGGAGGCGATCGGCAAGAAATCCTATGCCGACAACGAGGTCGTCGACGTCGCCGTCGTCGACGTTCAGGAAACCAACGGCATTCTCTGGCCGCTTCGCCTTCGCGAGCGCATCCGCGCACAGGGCCCGACCATGGAATATGCCCCGGGCTACGCTCCTGCCGATCCCGAATTCATTGCAGTCTGA
- a CDS encoding MBL fold metallo-hydrolase → MNLETKMSLENTAHTGRPRLDELVPSRYAVQVGEIEVLVVSDGVLPLPTAMLGHNIDPAVRAAWLKDMFLPADAFDWALNVVVVRSGDHTILLDAGLGIDPDLHLPRAGQLIKRLEAAGIDLASVTDVVLTHMHMDHIGGLLVDGVKDQLRPDLRIHVAAAEVKFWEAPDFSRVSMPPGFPDALRATATRFAEEYRSHFRLFDDEYEVAPGVVVHRTGGHTPGHSVIRLASGGDRLMFAGDAVFAVGFEHPDWFNGFEHDPEEAARVRIRLLRELAETGEQLVATHLPFPSVGRVAVDGDAFRWVAAFWDY, encoded by the coding sequence ATGAACCTTGAGACAAAGATGAGCCTGGAAAACACCGCACACACCGGCAGACCTCGGCTCGACGAATTGGTTCCGTCGCGCTACGCGGTGCAGGTCGGCGAGATTGAGGTGCTGGTGGTCAGCGATGGAGTGCTACCGCTCCCAACCGCGATGCTGGGACACAACATCGATCCCGCCGTCCGAGCGGCCTGGCTGAAAGACATGTTCCTGCCAGCGGACGCTTTCGACTGGGCGCTGAACGTGGTCGTGGTGCGCAGCGGCGACCACACCATACTGCTCGACGCAGGGCTGGGGATCGACCCGGACCTGCATCTGCCGCGGGCCGGGCAGCTGATCAAGCGGTTGGAAGCTGCCGGCATCGATCTTGCGTCGGTGACCGACGTGGTGCTGACCCACATGCACATGGACCATATTGGCGGGCTGCTCGTCGACGGGGTGAAGGACCAGTTGCGTCCGGACCTGCGCATCCACGTGGCGGCGGCCGAGGTCAAATTCTGGGAGGCGCCCGATTTCTCCCGGGTCTCTATGCCACCGGGGTTCCCGGACGCGCTTCGGGCGACTGCCACGCGGTTCGCCGAAGAATATCGCAGCCATTTCAGGCTGTTCGATGACGAGTACGAGGTGGCGCCGGGCGTGGTCGTCCATCGCACCGGCGGCCACACCCCGGGGCACAGCGTGATCCGCCTGGCGTCCGGCGGCGACCGGCTGATGTTTGCCGGCGACGCCGTATTCGCGGTCGGCTTTGAGCACCCCGACTGGTTCAACGGCTTCGAGCACGACCCCGAGGAGGCGGCGCGCGTTCGGATCCGTCTTTTGCGGGAGCTGGCGGAGACCGGCGAGCAACTGGTGGCCACCCACCTGCCGTTCCCATCCGTCGGCCGGGTGGCGGTCGACGGCGACGCCTTTCGTTGGGTGGCGGCCTTCTGGGACTACTGA
- a CDS encoding DUF934 domain-containing protein produces the protein MTKIWRETGFVENDPWVIETDEVKATEEQKPLLGLDEMIAKADESNDVGLGVLIKPADDVRRLEPYLYRLEIVALAFPAFNDGRAFSHASLLRQRLGYTNELRAVGDVLIDQVPLMLRVGIDSFAVTNATALKRLAENRLPAIPHHYQPAVRDAEAGKGYSWRRQAKPAA, from the coding sequence ATGACGAAGATCTGGAGAGAAACCGGTTTTGTCGAAAACGATCCCTGGGTGATCGAAACCGACGAGGTGAAGGCGACCGAGGAGCAGAAGCCGCTGCTCGGCCTCGACGAGATGATCGCCAAGGCCGACGAAAGCAACGATGTCGGCCTCGGCGTGCTGATCAAGCCGGCCGACGACGTGCGCCGGCTGGAGCCCTATCTCTATCGTCTCGAAATCGTTGCCCTGGCCTTTCCGGCTTTCAATGACGGCCGCGCCTTCAGCCATGCCTCGCTGCTGCGTCAGCGCCTCGGCTACACCAACGAGCTGCGCGCTGTCGGCGACGTTCTGATCGATCAGGTGCCGCTGATGCTGCGCGTCGGCATCGACAGCTTTGCCGTCACCAACGCCACGGCGCTGAAGCGGCTTGCAGAAAACCGTCTTCCCGCCATTCCCCATCATTATCAGCCGGCAGTGCGTGACGCCGAAGCCGGCAAGGGCTATAGTTGGCGCCGTCAGGCGAAGCCGGCCGCATAA